A region of Jonquetella anthropi DSM 22815 DNA encodes the following proteins:
- the purC gene encoding phosphoribosylaminoimidazolesuccinocarboxamide synthase, with the protein MAEELLYEGKAKKIFSTDDPNVLLVQYKDSLTAFNAKKRDEKAGKGHLNNVISSWIFTWLAKKGVESHFIKQVDETHQLIRKVEIIPLETIVRNVTTGSLCRRLGVEEGKKLSRPIIEFSYKSDALDDPLINDDHAIVLGWATEEEVATIKSIALKVNKLLTELFASVGVLLVDFKLEFGRDEKGRVLLADEISPDTCRFWDSKTHDHLDKDRFRKDLGDVLGAYEEIWRRLSARGMDA; encoded by the coding sequence ATGGCGGAAGAGTTGCTGTATGAGGGCAAGGCAAAGAAGATTTTTTCGACCGATGATCCGAACGTTCTGCTGGTTCAGTACAAGGATTCGCTGACGGCGTTCAACGCGAAGAAACGCGACGAGAAGGCGGGCAAGGGACACCTGAACAACGTCATCAGCAGCTGGATCTTCACGTGGCTGGCCAAAAAGGGCGTGGAGAGTCACTTCATCAAGCAGGTTGACGAGACTCACCAGCTGATCCGCAAGGTGGAGATCATCCCGTTGGAGACGATCGTGCGAAACGTGACGACCGGTTCGCTGTGCCGCCGGCTGGGCGTCGAAGAGGGAAAGAAGCTTTCCCGCCCCATCATCGAGTTCTCATACAAGAGCGACGCGTTGGACGACCCACTGATCAACGACGATCACGCGATCGTTCTGGGCTGGGCGACCGAAGAAGAAGTGGCGACGATCAAGTCGATCGCCCTGAAGGTGAACAAACTTTTAACCGAGCTGTTCGCGTCCGTCGGCGTGCTGCTCGTCGACTTCAAATTGGAGTTTGGCCGGGACGAGAAAGGCCGCGTGCTTCTGGCCGACGAGATTTCCCCTGACACCTGCCGGTTCTGGGACTCGAAGACCCACGACCATTTGGACAAGGACCGGTTCCGCAAGGACTTGGGCGACGTGCTGGGCGCGTACGAGGAGATCTGGCGGCGTCTGAGCGCCCGGGGGATGGACGCATGA
- the purS gene encoding phosphoribosylformylglycinamidine synthase subunit PurS: MTFDVKLLVFLKDGILDTQGKAVAGSLKRLGFDAVKDVRVGKYIRLSLQADDQAAAEKAVAQMCSDLLVNDIIEDWSAEYEEGRR; encoded by the coding sequence ATGACGTTCGACGTCAAGCTGCTTGTTTTCCTCAAGGACGGCATTCTGGACACTCAGGGCAAGGCCGTTGCCGGCTCGCTGAAGCGGCTGGGCTTTGACGCGGTGAAAGACGTCCGGGTCGGCAAGTATATCAGGCTGTCCCTGCAGGCCGACGATCAGGCGGCTGCCGAGAAGGCGGTAGCCCAGATGTGTTCAGACCTTCTGGTCAACGACATCATTGAGGACTGGTCGGCCGAGTACGAGGAGGGGCGGCGGTGA
- the purQ gene encoding phosphoribosylformylglycinamidine synthase subunit PurQ, which translates to MRSAVAIFPGSNCDTDVIKALHQVTGGPVVTAWHGQSELPETDLVVLPGGFSYGDYLRCGAVAAHSPLMNSIKDFAARGGLVLGICNGFQMLTETRLLPGALLQNECIHFVCKPVTLRVERTDTPYTGHFSAGQVITIPIAHNEGRFTIAPDELKRLNERRGVVLRYCTAAGETTEESNPNGATENIAGIVNEAGNVFGLMPHPERFTDSLLGGDDGRRFWTSIESWLERRGSNELR; encoded by the coding sequence GTGAGAAGCGCCGTTGCGATTTTTCCCGGAAGCAACTGCGATACGGACGTCATTAAGGCGCTTCACCAGGTAACCGGCGGCCCTGTGGTCACCGCGTGGCACGGCCAAAGCGAACTGCCCGAGACGGACCTCGTCGTCCTGCCGGGCGGCTTTTCCTACGGGGACTATCTACGGTGCGGCGCTGTGGCCGCCCACTCTCCGCTGATGAACTCGATCAAGGACTTTGCGGCCCGCGGCGGCCTCGTGCTTGGCATATGCAACGGGTTTCAGATGCTGACCGAGACGCGCCTGTTGCCCGGCGCCCTGTTGCAAAACGAGTGCATTCACTTCGTCTGCAAGCCCGTGACGCTGCGGGTGGAGCGGACTGACACGCCCTACACTGGACACTTTTCCGCCGGTCAGGTCATCACGATCCCAATCGCCCACAACGAGGGGCGGTTCACGATCGCTCCAGACGAGCTGAAACGCCTGAACGAACGGCGCGGCGTGGTCCTTCGGTACTGCACGGCCGCCGGGGAGACGACCGAAGAGAGCAACCCGAACGGCGCGACGGAAAACATCGCCGGGATCGTCAACGAAGCCGGCAACGTCTTCGGGCTGATGCCTCATCCGGAACGTTTCACCGATAGTCTCTTGGGCGGCGACGACGGCCGGAGATTCTGGACGTCGATCGAAAGCTGGCTTGAACGGAGGGGCTCGAATGAACTACGCTGA